Proteins co-encoded in one Aspergillus fumigatus Af293 chromosome 6, whole genome shotgun sequence genomic window:
- a CDS encoding Fcf2 domain-containing protein — protein sequence MQVEACGKVALHSIEEGALNDHDIEQLLYEAESRLQTCKVQPISTSQDQAIGHSGKPFLNIPKLATDSSLQSYIAQRDDVALADTKRIIDPLQMNLSNKRLATVKIQQASVNSSTQKEKPTAGADWFHLPKTELTTELKRDLQLIRMRSVLDPKRHYKKESGKAQPPKYSQLGTIIEGPTEFFSGRIAKKDRKKTFVEDVLALERETKRFASKYREIQISKQSGKRSFYSNLRAKRNRQKK from the exons TATCGAGCAGCTGCTTTATGAGGCTGAGTCTCGATTGCAAACATGTAAAGTTCAGCCGATAAGCACTTCACAGGACCAAGCCATTGGCCACTCGGGAAAACCCTTCTTGAA CATTCCGAAGCTCGCAACGGACTCCTCATTACAATCTTATATTGCGCAGCGAGATGATGTTGCCTTGGCTGATACGAAACGCATCATCGATCCCCTGCAAATGAATTTATCTAATAAGAGGTTGGCCACTGTTAAAATCCAGCAGGCTTCCGTCAACTCCTCAACACAAAAG GAGAAGCCAACTGCCGGTGCCGACTGGTTCCATCTTCCAAAGACAGAATTGACAACAGAGCTCAAAAGAGATCTTCAACTCATCAGGATGCGTTCTGTATTAGATCCCAAGAGGCATTACAAGAAAGAAAGCGGCAAGGCACAGCCTCCAAAGTATTCTCAGTTGGGAACAATCATTGAGGGTCCAACGGAATTCTTCAGTGGTCGCATCGCAAAGAAAGACCGCAAGAAGACCTTCGTTGAAGATGTCTTGGCTTTGGAGCGGGAAACCAAACGCTTTGCTTCCAAATACAGGGAGATTCAAATATCGAAGCAAAGCGGCAAAAGGTCATTCTACAGTAACCTTCGTGCGAAAAGAAACCGTCAAAAAAAATGA